Within Plasmodium coatneyi strain Hackeri chromosome 14, complete sequence, the genomic segment ACTTCATCAGATCAGTTACCCATCTTAGCAGTTACTCCCCCATGCAGCTGCTCATTCTTGcggttccttcctcctgcacAGACGCGCACAACGCAGTGCGTCGAAACAAGTCACGCACGTCTTCCGTTGGGTTTCCCCCCTCGACAGCCGAACGGGCAACTCACTTGTCCCCCTGCTGTAGCCGTCACATGGTTGTTCGTTTTCCAAAGGGGAGTGCTCTTCTTGTTGCccttgttcctccttctccgTTGGGCCCTTCTCCAGGGAATTCTTACCAGAGAACTGTTCGCCTCCCTTCTCAGTGAGCAACCACTTCTCCTTAAAACTCTTAGGGTAGATAAAAACAGATTCCTTGAAGCTACCCACAGAGGAAAAACCATCATTGTGGGgaccctttttaaaaaaagtgaacttTTTTGTAAGCTGTCTAATGATTGAGGTCCTCTTAGCCGTGTATTCTTCCCCTATAATAATGCTATTAAAAGACTGAGGCACGTATTTGTACTTTTTGGTAATTCGCAAATCATCCTGTGTTAGatcttttatatttatccTATCCATCTTGTTGTCCTTCCCGTTAATCCAGTTTTTGGAAGAATTATCTGGATCGTGCAGTAGAATAGGTGGATACAAATCCTCCTGAAATTTCGTTGGATTTTTTCTAGGCACATAAAAAGAGATAGGTCTGATGCTACTATTATTTTCGTTCTTATAAACTCTCCCAATTTCACACTTATATACATCACAAATTTGTTTTGGTAAAAAACCAAAGGATCTAAATGGGGAACAGGATTTATACTCGTTCACCTTACGTAGACTTCCAAGTGAATGCTGATAGTACCGACAGTTCCCATCCCCCTTtccaataatatatataagtccAGTGCTTTCATCATAATGTGGGATCAACGGGGCAGATGCGTTATCTATAGACATGGTGACCAAAGCAGAAGTTGTATTCTTTAAATCCCACAATTTCATTTCTCTTAAATTATTCTTAGAAAAACCTGTACTTAAAATATAGTTATCGTCCCCACCTAATCCATCGATCCAAATATTTTTGGTATTCTTGCCACCACTATGGATGTGAAAACTGGATgcaatttccttcttcctcggATCtataatgtgcatatgtttCCCTACACACGTGCCGCTTAGTAAGTTTCCCTTCACATTCCACTTCAGGGAAGATAATTTCTTCGGCATTATAATTTGGAAAGCTCTCTTCTCATTCTCTATATCccatatatttacaaaaGAGTCGAACCCACTTGAACACATGATGTAATAGTTCATTGGGTTCCAGTCTATgatggatattttttttttatgtcctttCAGAATGCACTGTGgatcttttatttccttcaccGATTCGTCGTTATGCGGGATCTCCCACACACGGACCGTTAAATCCTCTGAACCCGATGCCAGAATTTCACTGAAGCAGGGGTTGAACTGCAGGTCCTGGATGCTTGACGTGTGTCCCTTCAGCTTTATCACTGGCGGCTTCCGCATTTGGTTCTCCAGCCGAATAGCTCCTATCACCCCGCCACCCTCCACTTCCCAGGGGACCTGCCAagatgggggggaaaaaccaAATGAGGAACAACGTAAATGAGATGAACTCATGTGACCAGCGTGTCTACCCATGTCATAGTGGCagtgttttcccctttcccaGGTTCACTCCATTTTTGTCCCTCCACTTACCGCCACAAATCCCGAACTACACGCAATGCCGCACGAGTCAATCACCCTCGAGCATATTCGCAAGTCGTCAAAAAGGTTGTTCGAAGGGTCCgctgtgcaaaaaaaaaaagggtgggCGCACGTTTTTCGTGAAGTTTAATGTGGTTGCGTTCAGCACGCGAGGAGCGACGTCAAGACACCTCACGCGGAAAACCCTTCCACGCACAAATCCCATTTCCTTACGATATAGATTCTTTAGATACGGAATGCTACTCATTTTATAGGTCCATGAAATGGTGAAGCGGTGtgcacaggaaaaaaaaaaaaaaaaaaaaaaaaatatctgtccttttttcttattgaCCATACAACAACGTTGTTCGTTAAGTCTGCCAAGGCAGGCACAAATGTTGGGTCTAAGTTCCGCAGCGgtgaaagggggaagctAACATGAGGAAGAACTATACACCTATTGTGCAgtatgttccttccctcagCTTTCCTATCTTATCTCGATAGAAGTCTACAGAGCAGGCGTGCTTATTCTGTCATATCAGAAAAATGAATCAGCATGCATCCAACCAcgacaaaatggaaagtacACATTTGCTTGCTAATCTGGCCGATCCATAAGGGACCATTTTGTTAACTCAAAAAACTCGCTAACGTAAATCGTGAAGCGTATTAGGAAATtaaaacagaaaagggaatTCCACACCTGTCTTAGACACACCCATGCATCGTCAAGCAAATCGTTTGAGTAGCAACCATGCTGAAATATGATGACTGCCATTTTGCACACCTTGGATTAAAGGACTAGCCATTGGtgtgcaagaaaaaaaaaaaaaaaaaaaaaaatttcttttccatttttgtttttttaaccaGTGCACACAAGGAGGGCCAACTGGGGATGAATTCCATCTATGCTAAACACACATTCGTATCCACAGCAGGCGCATATGCAACCTTTCACACACAAACGTGCGCACCTATGTGTAGACTTTTCCTTCTACTAAAATTGTATACCCCCAAAAGGAAAGACCAAAcggctgaaaaaaaaagttgttacTTTTTCCCACAAATTTAGGCTTCCTCCCTAATTTTCAAAAAACGAAGTAAATcaattgggggaaaaaaagaaacgcaAATACGAGCATctacaaaacgaaaaatttataaatggaatgaataagcaacggagtttttttttttttttttttttttcctcttccaccTCATAGCTGCACATTACTTTTGTCTATTCCTACCAAATGTACCACCTATTTTCACACGCATTACTTCCgtcatttgtttcttcccttaaatggaaaaacgaAACTTCACGTGTACAGGTTTGTTCTGTTGCCACACCAAACATTTGttggcggaaaaaaaataaaaaaagtaaaaaaaacaaaaacacgGGCAGATTAGGAAAAGCAATTTTGCCATTCCAGTGGGTTTACCCTCAAACCCCATGACATTCTCACATATCCATTttaacaaataaataaaataaaacacagccggaaaaacaaacgaattgatgactttaaaaaaaatcacatgGTCGATAATCCCTATCCACGaagtaaatatataacaTTAGGTACACCAACGCAAATATCAGAATGATAGAATAGCACGTCAGCGATAGGTACACTTGCTTCCCGGAAATTACTTGAACGAGTGAGTCctgaaatgaggaaaaagataAATGAAAACGATGGGAATAAGTTAAttgtttcctcttttatgCATATCTGTGTGTGCGCGCTCTTTCGCCACAACGTATGCGATGTCGTTGAAGAGGGGGATATTCCCCGTCTTTATGTTCTTACTATGGCTCCCCACGCGCATATAATTCCTAGGATGCAAAATATGTAGTctgaaaagaagggaacacatgaaaaaaaatgaaaaaaatttaaatgctCGCGAATGGGGGGGGAGGACCAACGgaggaagtacaaaaaaaaaaaaaaaaaaaaaaaaaaaaaaaaaatacgcgcAACGGGCAAATTCCCTGCTTCATAACATCATCAATCTAATTAACAATGAACATGAAATATGCTTCCCCCCAGTGGTAAACGCTTCACGTGTCTATGCCCCCGAGAAGCCCCTCAAAGATATgcatttttacttaaaaCTGTTATAAACATCCGTGAGTAGGAATAAAACGTGTCATTGCTCTTCCTTCTACTTCCCGCTTGCTTCAACAAATTGCTTCTGCTATTTTGGTAGCCAATCTCCGAATTTTCCCTATCTGAGTTTGTAGGACTGGCCGAGTTGATACCATTCGTTTTCTTGGACGAGTTGAAATTCTTCTTGAAAGGCGTTGACTCGCTTTGCTTCCCCATTTATGGCTCCTTTTTATCTGTTCTCTGTTATCGCTTTTGTGCTGGCCAAGCGTGACAACGCGAATAAGCGCTATTTACAAGAGCGAAAGAATTTTCCACGGCGTTCTCCACGCGAGAAGCACGTTCGCCTCCTTCggaaaacataaatatatgcatatgcgcaCAAATTTACATGTACCTTTAtgtatacttatatatatttacttttCCCTCACATGGCGTCGCTTTACGATTGGAAAAATCACGGCTCCATCAAAATTCCTcccgttttttttcagcCTAATCACAGCTGGGCAATTTTCACTGGACGCTTCGCTTTATCCGCCTTGTTCAACTCTTTTCACCATTTGCTAAAATCGTTGCAAAAATGGTGCCCCGTGACTGTTCGCTTTATTGGTTCCAATGGTTTGAACGGTTCACGTGATGGGGACACCaagtgcagaaaaaaaaaaataaataaaagaacaaaaattaaaataaaaataggaaaaacgGATCCAAGAAACGCTAAAAGAAATTTCACCCTTTTCCCGCTTAGCcatatttccccatttttttttcctctgcaATTTTGTTTACCTTTTGAAATTCCCAAGCGTGGGAAATTTATCAAAAGACTGTAAACACGGTCACTATTTGTAACCCGGTCCGTTCCTACGCAGAGCTATCGTTGGAAAACCAATGCAAAAATTGTCCCATCCCATGCAtcgaaaaaagtataaaactATGCAGGTGAAATTATCAGACCGAGTGACGCCACCACTATACccaaaataaacaaaaaatgggaaattatGTTGGCTAAGTGTTAGAAAAggccgttttttttctttacgtTACAAAATGGATTGCAGTTCGTTGGGGCACACccagaatttttcttcctcgcAAAATGgagcatacatatatttgaaCATTTACATGTGCAGGTAGGCATATACACAAATGAACACCCTTCTGGTCGCCCGCGCAAAAACAACAGCGGGCTGCGAATCAGCTGCTCCTCAACTTTTGCCCCCCTAGGAGCTACCAGTTCTCCTGTTCAACCTGCCATCCTGCCAATCGTGTTTTCGTTCTACCATTTTCAACGTCTACgatgtgataaaaaaaaaaaaaggcgaacaCGTGTGCTTCAATTTTACAATGATGAACAACGTATAAGGGAAACATGGACGAAACGGAATTATTCCCTTCCGGTCGGCTACCTTTTCTAAGCTGTTAACAGAGAAGGCACAATCGGAATGGGATTTCTTGTAGAGCGTTGGTGTTAGCAAAATGggagtgtaaaaaaagaaaagggggtcTTTTTATAATACCCATTCTTACCTGCTTTATccaggaaaatttttttttctctttcaaaGTAGGACACAAAAAGACACTTTACAATTAACACAGTATCGCCACAAAACAGTGTGATTAACTCatcaccttttccttttcgtcctTCCAAGCGAATGCTGGAATGGGTAAAAAATAGGTAAATCATGGAAAATTCAAAAGGGAGTTCCAAATTTTGTCTTCACCCAACTGTGTGTCACTCTCCTTTGTCCTTGTGTTTATCACGGCGCATTATTAACTTAAGCGACTACACAACTTCCAATTTGTCTCAACGATTGAGTGCACAtacatttgcacacacaGGTGGGGACAACTCGTAGAACAGATTTACTTCGCAATTATTTGCCTTAAAAAGGATAAGCGTGGTGAACACATAAAGTGCGAACGAGTAAACATTGTccacactttttaaaaaaaaaaaaagcactaTTTTGCGCCGAATGTTTCTataacattttcattttgctaaggaaaaaaaaaccatgtaatgaacacatacacctcttttttttcgctgaGCTAAATGTTGCTCTTCGTTGTTCtacactattttttttttttttttttttttttttttgcaaaatgttcCGTATTCATATGCTGTACGTAGTTAATTGAGCAGGTTTCCTCTTAcaaatttattcttcccaCAGGATAGACAGAAAAAATCAAAACGATTTAAGACCACacatttcattttccttttttagtaattccttctgttttcaaaatttaaaatacgTGATTTACATATTTGCCTGACTCCAACTATAAAATAATGTATGCGCAGTGAATATTtcttgttaaaaaaatatatgcacaaatgtaCCCTCCTCAAATTGTCAGATTTATTAAAATGTCTGGTATGACGTTCCTTTGCCTTCTATGGTTTGCGACACTTGGTTCTACAACATCGCAGTAAATTTTCATGCTCTATCGCcgttaaatatatatatatatttaagcAATTCACATGTTAAGGGAGCGGTCCGTCTATGGTGACTCTATCCCACGCGCATAACCACTTGTTCGATAGTTTTCGCTTCATCCCACCTTCActcaatttttacaattcatAGAGATGAATTTCCAACGGTTAGGTGGGGACAGAGCTCAAAGAAGTTGACGCTAATCATTTCCATCCCGTTCGTCCAAGGGGAAAAGGTGGAATTTAcggaaaggtgaaaaaacCACTGGGGAGAGGAAGCACGAGAGAAAACGctattccaaaaaaaaaatatatcactCATCGTTTATCGCTATGGTTGCACGTCCATCAGCGCTGGATAAAGCCtgagcaaaaaagaaaagattgACGTAGCAGATATGGGCACTCCTCCACCCGTTCAAacttttaccttcttccaCTCGCGTTGGTATGCCTGCTTAACACgttcccccttccccccgCTATAGTAACATACACCTCACAGCACCCAACAAGCAGGGTCAGAACTTCGAACTCAGCTTAGATTTACTAAGACCGATAATCCCAGAGGTAAGCACCTTCGGTGGTACTCCACAGATAATTCTTTATTGTATTACCATTCATAAGGAATACACAGTGAACCATCCCCGTGGGATGCATTACAACCTCGCCTCCTTTTTCATACTGTCTCTTTTGCATTTCCGATTTGAACTCAAACTCAGAAATGTTCCTACACCTCGATGGACAGCGGGCTAAAATTACAAATTGAGAAACGGGTCAAGGTTAGCTGCGCATTATTTtgttacactttttttgctCACACTTAATTTATGTGAACACCTTTCATGTGGATCTTCCCAACATCCCCCCGAAGGAACCCTGTTGGAAGCGGTTGacgaaaaacgaaaaagtgaATTTTTTGATAAAGGACAAAAGGCTTAGCGATCCAACtgagtaaaaaataacagatTAATGCGTTCCTATGCGATTGATTAATTGcttaaaatttgttcagaGCTTTGCGTACGTTATTCATGTTGGGTGTATGAATATTGTTTCCCCCAGAATGCACAACGCACGTGCTATATAACAATGGGAAAAATCccccccttcattttttcccccctattGGCAGCTGTGAAGAGGCCAAGGAAGTCTGGCTGGCGGAATACATGTAAGACGAAACCTACGTCACTTCTCTTTTGACTTCGCTGCACCTTTTGCCAATTTTGCAACCCTGCCACGGGAACGTACCCCCTGATGAATTTATTTCCTGGTCCCATGCACTTCACaggttttttaaaaggaaaaataagttAAACATCTCCCCAACAAGCGTGGATGATGCTGAcccaacgaaaaaaaaggacgtcGTGCAGGCAAGCAAAATGGCATAATATGCACATCGCCATACGGTCATATGCCATGATGGAACGCAAAAGGGGGCTAATTCGGCGTCTTCTGCTCGCTcctataatatatttatacacatatatatgtattttttcttttttttttccctttttcccccgcGAAACAGAACATAATTGACAGCTTGAAGGATGCCCACCCAAATTTCTCCCTGCACGAATATtagcaaaaatggggaagcgggaaaaaagaaatttataaaGAAGGCATAGCCATAACACGACCGCCATGTAAATTTATGCACATGATGAAGAAAAGCATTTCCAAAAATGGATAATCCGAACATAAGCCTTCTTTTCAACCTGATAAACAGTGACTTCTTATCGTATTTTTCCTCACAtgcgacttttttttttttttttttttccattttgaattGTTTGGCCTCGCCAGAGCAACGTGGCGCACTTGCACGTATGCATAAGCTGTACGTTCAAAGAGCTATAAAATGGCGTGGTTGTACGATGGCCCCTAACTGTTCCTCATTCGTGCCTCTTTACAGACTTATGTATGCGCCGAACCAAATGAACGCTGAGTGGGGGAAAATCTTGCCACTGCATGACTAGccattttgggaaaaaaaaaaaaaaaaaaaaaaaaaaaaacatcctgCCGATTTATTTTGCATACATTGTTTTTTCGTACCATTTTTCATTcactttgcattttcccttttgtgagGAACCAAAGCGAAAGATCATTTAAGCACAATGCATGGTTGATTAGGAGGAAATGCCTGCATCCACAATATTTTAATGGCCCAAGCAAGGATCATATCGTTGAAGGAAAGTCTGCTTTACCTTCCGAACCGTAACAGGAAAAGAGGGGCATATAACTACGCTGCAGGAGAGGCATTTAACTTTTGCCATCCTGGGGgcatccttccaccaattTGTGGACAACCACttgatgatttttttaagtgcccattttgtaaaataaaaaaaactgttcagACGGGGCAAATATTTGATACCGTCAACAAGCATGGACATCTCCCTCCCCAATTGATTATATGACCAGCTGCGTAACCGTATGTGATGTGCTATGCAAAGGATCTTTTTTATCGTCCAATGCGTGTAGCCCATTTATTCCTATACAAACCCAAGGGTGCAGTTATGTTCCGGATCATCAATTTGGCCTCCCCTAATTGCctgaaggaataatataagAACTGCGTACCCACACCAGCAACAGCGGTTCGCGTTAAAGCGTATTTGAAGGTTGACcctcacacacacacaacatCCAATGTGTACAATCGAACGTAGTTGTGTACTTCCACATGTGGACCCTTAAGTACCCCCTCATGCGGCAACAAATGCATCACACAGATTGTTCACACATTGCCTGACGAACAATGGCCGAAGACTGGAAAAATACAATTTTGCAACGCATGAAACGGAGGAATGTTGCGCAGAGCCAGAGATACGAACCAGTACTAACCTCGTATAACGCCCTagtggatgaaaaaaataaactgacAGCCATCATTGCATCGTTTACATCAGAAAATGTGTTCATGCTTAATGGTAAACATTCGAGTATCTCCCTTTCCAGTCGAGAAAATTCTATTCCGAACATTTTGAACCAATTCTATGCACAACGTGAAGATTACGATGGGGACAATGTGACACACCGGAACATGTCCCTTAGCCTAGCATCGGCGAATGATGCCACGACGGACGGATCTCCAGGGGGGGCAGCAACCCCGTCAGGTGATATCGTCAAAACGGAGGACAGACTCACAAACGGAGTCTCCAAAAGAGAATTGCTCCAAGTCATTAAGGAAAAAGCCAAAGCAGACGAAATGATACTTCTGCTAAAAAAcaacataaatgaaaaaaaaaaaatcctaaacaatttgaacaaacaaaataaaacattgAACGACGCACtggtaaaaaaggaacaacagctgaatgagaagaaggaaaagttgtGCAATCTGCAAAATGTTATTTGTAGACAAAAGAAGGACATAAAATTGTACGCCAGTTGTAACGTATcattgaagaggaaaataaaattgagcCAAAAGAAAAACCAAAAAGTGATTCACGAATTTGACGCAATCAGACTTTCCTATTtcaaaatatggaaagaagCTTTCCAACTGAAaacgtgcaaaaaaaatctgcAGAAGGAGTACTTTACGATCAGAAGTGAATtattacagaaaaaaatcgaaaatgaaaaactccTTCAGtgtttgttaaaaattaagaaagcATACAGACGTCAGTTGATCAAGATGCACACGTATATGCGACAACGAAAGGACAATTATACCAACCTTTCAGGGAAAAGTCAAACACACAGACAAAGGTTTTCTAAAAAGCATAAGTTCTTTTTAACCCTGTACTGGGACAAACTGCACTACATGCATAGCTGTGGGGAACCCCCTTCGGCGGATTCA encodes:
- a CDS encoding Coronin — protein: MSSIPYLKNLYPDPSNNLFDDLRICSRVIDSCGIACSSGFVAVPWEVEGGGVIGAIRLENQMRKPPVIKLKGHTSSIQDLQFNPCFSEILASGSEDLTVRVWEIPHNDESVKEIKDPQCILKGHKKKISIIDWNPMNYYIMCSSGFDSFVNIWDIENEKRAFQIIMPKKLSSLKWNVKGNLLSGTCVGKHMHIIDPRKKEIASSFHIHSGGKNTKNIWIDGLGGDDNYILSTGFSKNNLREMKLWDLKNTTSALVTMSIDNASAPLIPHYDESTGLIYIIGKGDGNCRYYQHSLGSLRKVNEYKSCSPFRSFGFLPKQICDVYKCEIGRVYKNENNSSIRPISFYVPRKNPTKFQEDLYPPILLHDPDNSSKNWINGKDNKMDRINIKDLTQDDLRITKKYKYVPQSFNSIIIGEEYTAKRTSIIRQLTKKFTFFKKGPHNDGFSSVGSFKESVFIYPKSFKEKWLLTEKGGEQFSGKNSLEKGPTEKEEQGQQEEHSPLENEQPCDGYSRGTSELPVRLSRGETQRKTCVTCFDALRCARLCRRKEPQE